A region of Centropristis striata isolate RG_2023a ecotype Rhode Island chromosome 17, C.striata_1.0, whole genome shotgun sequence DNA encodes the following proteins:
- the LOC131990040 gene encoding broad substrate specificity ATP-binding cassette transporter ABCG2-like isoform X1 codes for MPDSKVTVELGLNGASKHQSAGAGQQRRGATVSFHNINYKVKVGGGCLCGKKGTTKDILIDLNGFMKPGLNAIMGATGSGKSSFLDVLAARKDPAGLTGEVLIDGAHQPPNFKCLSGYVVQDDVVMGTLTVRENFTFSAALRLPASVSQEEKDQKVNRLIQELGLGRVADSKVGTQLIRGISGGERKRTNIGMELIIDPPVLFLDEPTTGLDASTANSVLLLLKRMANSGRTIILSIHQPRYSIYRLLDSLTLLVNGKQVYHGPAPSALEYFSDIGYTCEPHNNPADFFLDIINGDSTAVTLSNMDKDDNPDSDTVSLSRRGIEDKLVEEYRNCHYYKQTKAELERIIQGKESTTVTRTSRTITYNTGFLTQFRWVLKRTFRNLMLNPQTSVAQLAVTVFLALVVGAIFFDVKEDPSGMQNRFGALFFITVNQCFSSLSSAELFISERKLFIHEYISGYYRVSVYFLSKILSDIITLRTIPAIVFSCVAYFMVGFKPTVGAFFVFMFTVALVAYTGTAMALAISADQTVVAIANIFMTIACVFMMIFAGLLVNLPSIVSWLSWLKYLSIPRYGLGALLANEFTGLDICPEVNNTTRPPGCTGEDFLDEQGVDYSTWGLWQNHLALSVMTIAFLTIAYLKLRFIRKFT; via the exons ATGCCGGACAGCAAAGTGACGGTGGAGCTGGGGCTGAATGGAGCCTCTAAACACCAG TCTGCAGGTGCGGGCCAGCAGCGGCGCGGCGCCACCGTTAGCTTCCACAACATCAACTACAAGGTGAAAGTGGGAGGAGGCTGTCTGTGTGGAAAGAAGGGTACGACCAAAGACATCCTCATCGACCTCAA tGGGTTCATGAAGCCGGGGCTGAACGCCATCATGGGAGCGACGGGGAGCGGAAAGTCATC GTTTCTGGATGTCCTGGCAGCCAGAAAGGACCCGGCAGGTCTGACCGGAGAAGTCCTGATCGACGGAGCTCATCAGCCTCCGAACTTCAAGTGTCTGTCCGGATACGTGGTGCAG GACGACGTGGTGATGGGAACGCTGACCGTCAGGGAGAACTTCACCTTCTCCGCCGCGCTGAGACTCCCAGCCAGCGTCTCTCAGGAGGAGAAGGACCAGAAGGTCAACAGACTGATCCAGGAGCTGGGACTGGGCCGGGTGGCCGACTCCAAG gtgggcACCCAGCTGATCCGTGGTATCTCCGGCGGTGAGAGGAAGAGGACCAACATCGGCATGGAGCTGATCATCGACCCGCCCGTCCTCTTCCTGGACGAGCCGACCACCGGGCTGGACGCCAGCACCGCCAACTCCGTTCTGCTGCTGCTCAAGAG GATGGCGAACAGCGGGCGCACCATCATCCTGTCCATCCACCAGCCGCGCTACTCCATCTACCGCCTGCTGGACAGCCTCACGCTGCTGGTCAACGGGAAACAG GTTTACCACGGCCCGGCTCCGAGTGCTCTGGAGTATTTCTCAGACATTG GATACACCTGTGAGCCGCACAACAACCCTGCCGACTTCTTCCTGGACATCATCAACGGAGACTCGACGGCCGTCACCCTCAGTAACATGGACAAAGACGACA ATCCAGATTCAGACACGGTGTCGTTGTCCAGACGGGGAATCGAAGACAAACTCGTAGAGGAATACAGAAACTGCCACTACTACAAACAGACCAAAGCAGAGCTCG AAAGGATCATTCAGGGCAAAGAGTCGACCACCGTCACCAGAACCTCCAGAACCATCACCTACAACACAGGCTTCCTGACCCAGTTCAGATGGGTTCTCAAGAGAACGTTCCGCAACCTGATGCTCAACCCCCAGACCTCCGTCGCTCAG TTAGCGGTGACCGTGTTCCTGGCGCTCGTCGTAGGAGCCATTTTCTTTGACGTCAAAGAGGATCCGAGTGGGATGCAGAACag GTTCGGCGCTCTCTTCTTCATCACGGTGAATCAGTGTTTCAGCTCGCTGTCGTCTGCTGAACTCTTCATCTCAGAGAGGAAACTCTTCAT tcacGAGTACATCAGCGGTTACTACCGCGTGTCCGTGTACTTCCTGTCTAAGATCCTGTCTGACATCATCACGCTGAGGACGATCCCCGCCATCGTGTTCAGCTGCGTGGCGTACTTCATGGTCG gCTTTAAGCCGACAGTGGGAGCATTCTTCGTCTTCATGTTCACCGTGGCGCTGGTCGCCTACACCGGCACCGCCATGGCGCTCGCCATCTCCGCCGACCAGACAGTGGTCGCCATCGCCAACATCTTCATGACCATCGCCTGCGTCTTCATGATG atcTTTGCAGGTTTGCTGGTGAATCTTCCCTCCATCGTCAGCTGGCTCTCCTGGTTGAAGTATCTGAGTATACCGCGATACGGCCTCGGg gctcTGCTGGCCAACGAGTTCACTGGTCTGGACATCTGTCCTGAGGTCAACAACACCACCAGACCACCAGG CTGTACGGGGGAGGACTTCCTGGACGAGCAGGGCGTGGACTACTCCACCTGGGGACTCTGGCAGAACCACCTGGCTCTGAGCGTCATGACCATCGCCTTCCTCACCATCGCTTACCTCAAACTGCGCTTCATCAGGAAGTTCACCTGA
- the LOC131990040 gene encoding broad substrate specificity ATP-binding cassette transporter ABCG2-like isoform X2 — protein MKPGLNAIMGATGSGKSSFLDVLAARKDPAGLTGEVLIDGAHQPPNFKCLSGYVVQDDVVMGTLTVRENFTFSAALRLPASVSQEEKDQKVNRLIQELGLGRVADSKVGTQLIRGISGGERKRTNIGMELIIDPPVLFLDEPTTGLDASTANSVLLLLKRMANSGRTIILSIHQPRYSIYRLLDSLTLLVNGKQVYHGPAPSALEYFSDIGYTCEPHNNPADFFLDIINGDSTAVTLSNMDKDDNPDSDTVSLSRRGIEDKLVEEYRNCHYYKQTKAELERIIQGKESTTVTRTSRTITYNTGFLTQFRWVLKRTFRNLMLNPQTSVAQLAVTVFLALVVGAIFFDVKEDPSGMQNRFGALFFITVNQCFSSLSSAELFISERKLFIHEYISGYYRVSVYFLSKILSDIITLRTIPAIVFSCVAYFMVGFKPTVGAFFVFMFTVALVAYTGTAMALAISADQTVVAIANIFMTIACVFMMIFAGLLVNLPSIVSWLSWLKYLSIPRYGLGALLANEFTGLDICPEVNNTTRPPGCTGEDFLDEQGVDYSTWGLWQNHLALSVMTIAFLTIAYLKLRFIRKFT, from the exons ATGAAGCCGGGGCTGAACGCCATCATGGGAGCGACGGGGAGCGGAAAGTCATC GTTTCTGGATGTCCTGGCAGCCAGAAAGGACCCGGCAGGTCTGACCGGAGAAGTCCTGATCGACGGAGCTCATCAGCCTCCGAACTTCAAGTGTCTGTCCGGATACGTGGTGCAG GACGACGTGGTGATGGGAACGCTGACCGTCAGGGAGAACTTCACCTTCTCCGCCGCGCTGAGACTCCCAGCCAGCGTCTCTCAGGAGGAGAAGGACCAGAAGGTCAACAGACTGATCCAGGAGCTGGGACTGGGCCGGGTGGCCGACTCCAAG gtgggcACCCAGCTGATCCGTGGTATCTCCGGCGGTGAGAGGAAGAGGACCAACATCGGCATGGAGCTGATCATCGACCCGCCCGTCCTCTTCCTGGACGAGCCGACCACCGGGCTGGACGCCAGCACCGCCAACTCCGTTCTGCTGCTGCTCAAGAG GATGGCGAACAGCGGGCGCACCATCATCCTGTCCATCCACCAGCCGCGCTACTCCATCTACCGCCTGCTGGACAGCCTCACGCTGCTGGTCAACGGGAAACAG GTTTACCACGGCCCGGCTCCGAGTGCTCTGGAGTATTTCTCAGACATTG GATACACCTGTGAGCCGCACAACAACCCTGCCGACTTCTTCCTGGACATCATCAACGGAGACTCGACGGCCGTCACCCTCAGTAACATGGACAAAGACGACA ATCCAGATTCAGACACGGTGTCGTTGTCCAGACGGGGAATCGAAGACAAACTCGTAGAGGAATACAGAAACTGCCACTACTACAAACAGACCAAAGCAGAGCTCG AAAGGATCATTCAGGGCAAAGAGTCGACCACCGTCACCAGAACCTCCAGAACCATCACCTACAACACAGGCTTCCTGACCCAGTTCAGATGGGTTCTCAAGAGAACGTTCCGCAACCTGATGCTCAACCCCCAGACCTCCGTCGCTCAG TTAGCGGTGACCGTGTTCCTGGCGCTCGTCGTAGGAGCCATTTTCTTTGACGTCAAAGAGGATCCGAGTGGGATGCAGAACag GTTCGGCGCTCTCTTCTTCATCACGGTGAATCAGTGTTTCAGCTCGCTGTCGTCTGCTGAACTCTTCATCTCAGAGAGGAAACTCTTCAT tcacGAGTACATCAGCGGTTACTACCGCGTGTCCGTGTACTTCCTGTCTAAGATCCTGTCTGACATCATCACGCTGAGGACGATCCCCGCCATCGTGTTCAGCTGCGTGGCGTACTTCATGGTCG gCTTTAAGCCGACAGTGGGAGCATTCTTCGTCTTCATGTTCACCGTGGCGCTGGTCGCCTACACCGGCACCGCCATGGCGCTCGCCATCTCCGCCGACCAGACAGTGGTCGCCATCGCCAACATCTTCATGACCATCGCCTGCGTCTTCATGATG atcTTTGCAGGTTTGCTGGTGAATCTTCCCTCCATCGTCAGCTGGCTCTCCTGGTTGAAGTATCTGAGTATACCGCGATACGGCCTCGGg gctcTGCTGGCCAACGAGTTCACTGGTCTGGACATCTGTCCTGAGGTCAACAACACCACCAGACCACCAGG CTGTACGGGGGAGGACTTCCTGGACGAGCAGGGCGTGGACTACTCCACCTGGGGACTCTGGCAGAACCACCTGGCTCTGAGCGTCATGACCATCGCCTTCCTCACCATCGCTTACCTCAAACTGCGCTTCATCAGGAAGTTCACCTGA
- the LOC131990038 gene encoding mucin-2-like — protein MERYESLGLVGEGSYGTVLKCRHRDSGRLVAIKKFMDSDDDKTVKKIALREIKLLRQLRHDNLVNLLEVWKRRRRWYLVFEFVERTLLDDLEQNPSGLDQNTSRQYLYQILRAAAFCHQQNIIHRDIKPENILISQGGVVKMCDFGFARTMTSAAEGGVYTDYVATRWYRAPELLVGDTKYGKPVDVWAVGCLLLEMLTGQPLFPGDSDLDQIYHIVRCFGNLTAHHQEMFYRNPVFSGVRLPEYSGKVSLEQRFLTITPTVLDLAQSCLQMDPERRSQCSELLEHPLFTQDSFHIRFLDELNVKIQKDHRENSTLPKITKAPRRQKNDGDEKNLRTKDKKQPEDVDEKVNKEKERKEEEKMEKTKGKQPLKLSKTIRNSSEPLMSTKQSKTFGAKAVDNAVKTTVAMKGKHGKATAVDLRKEPEILKLTKTPTSDSLKAREDSNTVVAKPKHGKDASRETREDHLKNTDTNDGDSRGLNSSCSDNIVPSVTDKRLMEIRRSSISEPGQNLWKSWNNSNTKVPKLSKSSTMDHPNRTSSPMASSTIDHSGISLTQKKGKSPTTEYPEDTTLVETTFTLEACQMSSNDPIKIATPTIPSFTKTTTTWEHQADRSTLGTEQRRTFECPKVLYSNPKPSKTTSNSVPKITKHNISLPTSPSKTHTSDLSRQSSTVFIEASPATQPKGTSYSNLSKTSSSSDTKPTNYTSCLPNKSSRGLPADRELTEALIATKSQQDSCNISDADIKDHECLKSLATETTLNHIDISDASRDCNKNPELSEASRIQQENTISKITRESRTSMKPIETPKTNLSVGTTILKTLKVMDKENREDLALSLSISATTKSLLNQTSKDSRSNHPKSTDKRTITLKTQKTAFPTEARKKRDDTTNISFISTTTPDLKASPRSLVSYNMDPADNDKFDFSVPDSSPPPPPPPPSSTPLLLPPSSTPIISSFSVVSPATSEHLCLGSSFHPATHSLRCPDKPRHHSGIYSRLSSHITGSLTTQVPEKNLICERSFQSDLCNPGHSGGITAAKKKSDVHFPDLRSSVLPELRGREGKHNKGTSKDQRKDKQPVPPSEP, from the exons CAACTGCGGCACGATAACCTGGTGAACCTCCTAGAAGTGTGGAAGCGTCGCCGCCGCTGGTATCTGGTGTTCGAGTTTGTGGAGCGAACGCTTCTGGACGATCTGGAGCAAAACCCAAGCGGACTGGACCAGAACACCAGCCGCCAGTACCTGTACCAGATCCTGAGGGCTGCCGCCTTCTGCCACCAACAAAAT ATCATCCACAGGGACATCAAACCAGAGAACATACTCATCTCTCAGGGGGGCGTGGTTAAAATGTGCGACTTTGGCTTTGCCCGGACTATGACATCAGCCGCTGAGGGCGGAGTCTATACGGACTATGTGGCCACTCGCTGGTACAGAGCACCTGAGTTACTGGTGGGAGACACCAAGTACGGCAA accaGTAGACGTGTGGGCTGTTGGTTGTCTGTTATTAGAGATGTTAACAGGTCAGCCTCTATTCCCCGGAGACTCGGACCTGGACCAGATTTACCACATCGTCAGGTGCTTCG GAAACCTGACAGCTCATCATCAGGAGATGTTCTACAGGAATCCTGTCTTTTCTGGAGTCAGACTGCCTGAATATTCTGGAAAGGTCTCACTGGAGCAGCGCTTCCTTACCATCACACCCACCGTCCTGGACCTGGCTCAG AGTTGTCTCCAGATGGATCCAGAAAGACGATCTCAGTGTTCAGAACTGCTGGAACATCCACTGTTCACACAAGACTCTTTCCATATCAG ATTTTTAGATGAGCTGAACGTTAAGATCCAAAAAGATCACAGAGAAAACTCTACCCTTCCCAAAATAACCAAAGCTCCAAGACGACAAAAGAACGACGGGGATGAGAAGAACCTCAGAACCAAAGACAAGAAGCAACCTGAAGACGTAGATGAGAAAGTCAACaaggaaaaggagaggaaggaagaagaaaagatggagaaaacaaaaggaaagcaACCTTTGAAGCTTTCTAAAACTATTCGTAACTCCTCAGAACCCTTAATGTCGACCAAACAATCTAAAACATTTGGGGCCAAGGCTGTCGATAATGCAGTGAAAACAACTGTGGCTATGAAAGGTAAACATGGAAAAGCAACTGCTGTGGATCTGAGAAAGGAACCTGAGATTCTAAAATTAACCAAAACCCCTACATCTGATTCATTGAAGGCTAGAGAGGACAGTAACACAGTGGTAGCTAAACCGAAACATGGGAAAGATGCTTCCCGGGAGACAAGGgaagatcatttaaaaaacacagatacaAATGATGGAGATTCCAGAGGCTTGAATTCTAGTTGCTCAGACAACATTGTGCCAAGTGTGACTGACAAACGTTTGATGGAGATTAGAAGATCTTCTATATCGGAGCCAGGTCAAAACCTTTGGAAGAGctggaacaactcaaacacaaAAGTGCCCAAATTGTCTAAAAGCTCCACCATGGACCATCCAAATAGGACTTCATCTCCAATGGCCTCATCAACTATTGATCATTCAGGCATCTCCCTAACACAGAAGAAGGGTAAGTCTCCCACTACAGAGTACCCTGAAGATACAACGTTAGTAGAGACAACCTTTACACTTGAAGCATGTCAAATGTCAAGCAATGACCCTATTAAGATTGCTACCCCAACTATACCTTCTTTTACCAAGACAACTACAACTTGGGAGCACCAGGCTGATCGTTCAACCCTGGgcacagagcagagaaggaCCTTTGAATGTCCAAAAGTCTTATACTCAAACCCCAAACCATCTAAGACTACCTCAAACTCTGTCCCAAAAATAACCAAACACAACATATCATTGCCCACCAGCCCTTCAAAGACTCATACCTCAGATCTTTCAAGGCAGTCCTCCACAGTTTTTATAGAGGCCAGTCCAGCCACACAACCTAAAGGAACCTCATATTCAAATTTGTCCAAAACCAGCTCGTCTTCCGATACTAAACCCACAAATTACACCTCATGTTTACCCAACAAATCTTCAAGAGGCCTTCCAGCAGACAGGGAACTTACAGAAGCATTGATCGCAACCAAAAGTCAACAGGATAGTTGTAATATTTCTGATGCGGACATCAAGGATCACGAATGCTTGAAGAGCCTGGCAACTGAAACAACTCTAAACCACATTGATATATCTGATGCTTCACGTGACTGTAACAAGAATCCTGAACTCTCTGAGGCTTCCAGGATCCAACAGGAGAACACTATCTCCAAGATCACCAGAGAGTCCAGAACATCCATGAAACCGATTGAAACCCCTAAAACTAACTTATCAGTAGGGACCACTATTCTGAAAACATTGAAAGTCATGGATAAAGAGAACAGAGAGGATTTGGCACTTTCTTTGTCCATCAGTGCAACAACCAAGTCTTTATTAAATCAAACCTCGAAGGACTCTAGAAGCAACCACCCCAAGTCGACTGACAAACGTACAATAACTCTAAAGACTCAAAAAACTGCATTTCCTACAGAggcaagaaagaaaagagacgaCACAACAAATATATCCTTTATCTCTACAACCACTCCAGACCTCAAGGCTTCACCAAGAAGCCTCGTCTCTTATAACATGGACCCTGCAGACAATGACAAGTTTGACTTCAGTGTACCAGATTCCTctccaccccctcctcctcctccaccctcctccactcctctcctcctccctccgtcTTCCACACCCATTATCTCATCCTTCTCTGTGGTCAGCCCAGCCACCAGCGAGCACCTTTGCCTGGGGTCAAGTTTCCATCCTGCGACCCACAGCCTCAG GTGTCCAGACAAGCCGAGGCATCACAGTGGCATCTATAGTCGACTGTCCAGCCACATCACAGGATCACTGACTACACAG GTGCCAGAGAAGAATCTGATCTGTGAGCGCTCCTTCCAGTCCGATCTCTGTAATCCTGGTCACAGCGGTGGCATCACAGCCGCCAAAAAGAAGTCAGACGTCCATTTCCCAGATCTAAGAAGCTCGGTGCTGCCAGAGCTCAGAGGGAGAGaag GCAAACACAACAAAGGCACTTCGAAGGATCAGAGGAAAGACAAACAGCCAGTTCCTCCATCCGAACCATAA